A single genomic interval of Devosia oryziradicis harbors:
- the mnhG gene encoding monovalent cation/H(+) antiporter subunit G has product MMEAIAIYTGCGLLLVGSLFSLVAAIGVVRLPDLLTRMHAASKAGPVGAGFVLIAVALLSGDAGVALRAIVGVVFLLLTTPVGAHLLARASYRTSDQLGGNMVLDELKSKTGQSPGA; this is encoded by the coding sequence ATGATGGAAGCCATAGCCATCTACACCGGCTGCGGCCTGTTGCTGGTGGGGTCGCTGTTCAGCCTGGTCGCCGCCATCGGCGTTGTTCGGCTGCCCGATCTGCTGACCCGCATGCATGCCGCCTCCAAGGCCGGGCCGGTCGGCGCCGGATTCGTATTGATTGCGGTCGCGCTGTTGAGCGGCGATGCCGGCGTTGCATTGCGAGCAATAGTCGGCGTCGTATTTCTTCTGCTCACCACGCCTGTCGGGGCGCATCTGCTAGCAAGGGCAAGTTATCGCACCAGTGATCAATTGGGCGGGAACATGGTTCTGGACGAACTCAAGTCTAAAACCGGCCAAAGTCCCGGCGCATGA
- a CDS encoding MucR family transcriptional regulator translates to MSDTAGAANGYEHDLIELSTEIVSAYVSHNSVNVTDLPKLIADVHGALRALQNNEVPTPVEELKPAVPVRKSVAADYIVCLEDGKKFKSLKRHLRTHYNLSPEEYREKWGLPADYPMVAPNYSATRSKLAKDNGLGRKAA, encoded by the coding sequence ATGAGTGACACCGCTGGCGCGGCGAACGGCTACGAGCACGACCTGATCGAGCTCAGCACTGAAATCGTCTCAGCCTATGTGAGCCACAACTCCGTCAACGTTACCGATCTGCCCAAGCTTATCGCTGATGTTCACGGTGCCCTGCGCGCTCTTCAGAACAACGAAGTCCCCACCCCAGTCGAAGAGCTCAAGCCGGCCGTGCCAGTGCGCAAGTCTGTCGCCGCCGACTACATCGTCTGCCTGGAAGACGGCAAGAAGTTCAAGTCGCTGAAGCGCCACCTGCGTACCCACTACAATCTCTCGCCGGAAGAATACCGCGAGAAGTGGGGCCTGCCGGCCGACTACCCGATGGTTGCTCCGAATTACTCGGCGACCCGCTCCAAGCTTGCCAAGGACAATGGCCTGGGCCGCAAGGCCGCCTGA
- a CDS encoding monovalent cation/H+ antiporter complex subunit F — protein MTPADALQWTTLVALIVLGLALLISVVRIVVGPTLSDRVLALDLMTVIAMGFVGAIALRTGQMIYVDIAIALALLGFLATIALARYVMTRAAGRDGGAP, from the coding sequence ATGACCCCGGCCGACGCCCTGCAGTGGACGACGCTGGTGGCGCTGATCGTGCTGGGCCTGGCGCTGCTGATTTCGGTGGTTCGCATCGTTGTTGGCCCCACGCTGTCCGATCGCGTACTGGCGCTGGACCTCATGACGGTGATCGCCATGGGTTTCGTCGGGGCGATTGCCCTGCGGACCGGACAGATGATCTATGTCGACATCGCCATCGCCCTGGCCCTCCTGGGCTTCCTCGCCACGATCGCCTTGGCCCGCTATGTGATGACCCGCGCTGCCGGGCGCGATGGAGGCGCACCATGA
- a CDS encoding Na+/H+ antiporter subunit E codes for MNPLMTVIVLALVWGAISGNFSGLNLLLGAGIGAIAVVLLSRISGSGRSLRRLRSAISLGLLFIYELLVSAVKVTLVVLSPNLRATLRPAIVAFPLTIKSDAEITLLANLITLTPGTLSVDVSADRSLLYVHTLTLDTREALIADIASGFEAKVREVYA; via the coding sequence ATGAACCCGCTCATGACAGTCATCGTTCTGGCTCTGGTATGGGGGGCTATTTCAGGCAATTTCAGCGGCCTGAACCTGCTGCTGGGCGCCGGTATCGGCGCGATCGCCGTGGTCCTGCTGAGCCGCATTTCTGGCTCCGGCAGAAGCTTGCGCAGGCTGCGCAGCGCCATCTCGCTGGGCCTGCTGTTCATCTATGAGCTTCTCGTCAGCGCGGTGAAGGTGACGCTGGTCGTGCTGAGCCCAAACCTGCGGGCGACCTTGCGGCCTGCCATCGTCGCCTTCCCGCTCACCATCAAGTCCGATGCCGAGATTACCTTGCTGGCCAACCTCATCACGCTGACCCCGGGAACGCTGAGCGTCGATGTGAGCGCAGACCGCAGCCTGCTCTACGTGCACACGCTGACGCTGGACACACGGGAGGCGCTCATCGCCGACATTGCCAGCGGTTTCGAGGCCAAGGTGCGGGAGGTCTACGCATGA